The following is a genomic window from Benincasa hispida cultivar B227 chromosome 7, ASM972705v1, whole genome shotgun sequence.
aattttcaattcattcAATCCATCAAAGACGATACATAAAAATAATGATGAAATGTCTCTGATAATCACATTCAATTCTTCAATAATGTCTTTCATGAATTAAAATTAGcagaaatttataattaaaagggaaaaaaggaaTCTAGAATAATTGAAGCTACATACCGAATATCTCAAAATAATTCTGATAATAGACACACTGAAGAagggagaaaataaaaaataaaaaacaccaCACCTTCACACATCCAAAAAACACAACATGAAAATCCATTTCCAGAGATTTAATAATTGAGGAGAGGTGAAATTcatatttttccattaaaatcATATAGTTTTTCTTAATATAAATtaagaaagggaaagaaaactATTGGGATCGGATGAGATAAAGAGTCTAAGGTTGGACCACATTGATACAtgcaataaatttaaaaaaatatatatataaatatataatatgattccATAGTCAcaaaaactatataataaatgaaacgTGGGTCCAAAGTGAAAGCATTGGTCTCGTGGGTATGGGGGACACATGAGACTCTATCACGCTCCACGCTAtgtatttttcaataataataataataataaaaagccAACTCATTGATGAGTCACACCCACTTGGTGTTTCTATATAAGactctttcatttcttttatctCTTCTCAAACCCAACCAAACAAATCTTGAAATCTCTCttggagaaaaattaaaagaagaatgaagatgATGAACAGCGCCGGCAGCAaaagaagaagctcaagcagAGGGCTCGGGGGAGTTGTTAGGCAACAAAGAGCGAGGCTTTACATTATTAGGCGTTGTGTTGTGATGCTTCTTTGTTGGCATGACTGAAGATCATTAAACCCTCccgttttctctttttctttgtaCATATAAGAGGACACCGCCTTCATTTggcttacatttttttttcttttcctttaaccCCAAATTTTGTATTCTTATTATTGCGTCCAGATTTTACAAGCCAATTAACTGTAAAAATCTTGGCATCAATGAgtattttgtttattattattcacTACTTCAATTGTCTTTAATTTTTATGGTGTGTTTGGATTGGATTTTCGAGAAACCCCCAATGTGCTGAGTTCTTTTCTTTTCCGTTTAATTGTGTGTGTTTGCTGCTTGTGcttgttgtttatttttagaaattttgctTTTTTacccttttcaaacttttgacgTTCACCACTTGGAGGatttcgttttctttttctcttgtttcttcttcttttttttttttttctctctttatcaCTTTTTCtctacctttttctttttgtatttctACTTCCCATCAAGACATCAAGTTTATTGGATGCTAGCTAGTGAAAGGTCTTTCCATTATTTTGAtatatgttgttttttattaatttatttggggATTCTTTTTTTCAAGATTATGTTGATTAAGAATATTAAGTTGATGTTTGGGACTCTAGAGGTTTGTTATTTTtcctaaattataaaattttaatacttTGGATTTGCCACTAAGTTAAGAAACACACAAGTTACACAACCCTCAACTTCCTCTGATCCATTTGTCTATATAATCTACTTATAGACTACACTTAAAACTTAAAGTTtgcaaattcaaattttaaatagcCCTTTTAAGTCTTTATTAGCCACCCACCCAAACTTAATAAGTGGAGATAAAGATATCAATTAGGATCTCAAGACTcaatagtttaatcttttactcCCAATTTTATCGtactaaagtttttttttaccattgttTTTCTACATCGTCTATTAATTTTGATTGTGTTTTAAATTTTGAGgataactcttttttttttctcctaccTCAATTATTACAAAGGTGTGGAATTGACGTTCTTTGGAAAGGTAATTAGTGTCTTATTCATCAAAATGTTTGAATTGATAATTTTGAATACCTAATTATAAGATAAAAAGAAACTTTATTCTACTACatataaatatactttttaaataaaatataagaaaataccACTATCAAATAGACTGTAAATAGAAATAACTCAAATTAGTTGAAAAAGTTCTGAACAATTGATATTAtaagacattttaaaaaaagtgaaaCTCTACTAGTCGAGAGAACTATACtgtcaaatgttcaaatttctaGTCACATATCATGACTTAACTAAAAATAGAgggaaaattataattattaactttattgaattttcttttcttttcttttgtataTCATATTGATTTAGAAGATGGTTAAAGCTACACATCTTTAATTTATTAGAATCAACTAAAGGTATAATATATCTTTCAACTATATTACAATTAAAATTATCCATCAAATCAACCGATTCTTTAAAATCTTTGATGAGATTTTCAAGATCATCTTATAGAGATCGTCataaagggggaaaaaaagtaGAAGAgggaattagttaaaaaaaaaaaaagttcaatgaAGAATTAACAATGATGATAATTTAGAGGGGAATTTAAGGGTAGGGCCATTAATGATATAAGAAGTGAAATTTGAGATAAGATAATCATAGGAGTTGGACTACTTTAAGTCCAAATTAACACCCCCACCTCCCCTCTTTCAATTCCCTTTTGTGCCTTTTGGACTGCTTTCCCCTTccaacacacataaaataatttaactaatatTTATTCAATTTGTCATCTGCCTTTATATAGCcttacacaaaataat
Proteins encoded in this region:
- the LOC120081908 gene encoding uncharacterized protein LOC120081908, coding for MKMMNSAGSKRRSSSRGLGGVVRQQRARLYIIRRCVVMLLCWHD